In a genomic window of Halalkalicoccus sp. CG83:
- a CDS encoding alpha/beta fold hydrolase → MTDPTERRRIEVDGHELRYLRAGESGSPVLLLHGGQIDAAHVIWGEAIEPLAERHRVFVPDLLGYGYSDAPDVPYTTERHVTMVEGFMDAVDLDRARVAGVSMGGGIGIGLALRSPDRVSRLATVASHGLGRDLPNGKLTYLISRQGATNRLSVALLARSRAVTRAGLAALAADSASIDDELVEQVQELARLPNAGRGYRSWRRNEVGVRGFRTDYTDRLEGLEMPTLFVHGTEDEVFPAEWSERAARIADGESLLLENCGHLVPRERPAAVNDRLLEFFA, encoded by the coding sequence ATGACCGACCCGACCGAGCGACGACGGATCGAGGTCGACGGGCACGAACTTCGATATCTGCGCGCGGGCGAGAGCGGATCGCCGGTGCTCCTGCTCCACGGCGGGCAGATCGACGCCGCCCACGTCATCTGGGGGGAGGCGATCGAACCGCTCGCCGAACGCCACCGGGTGTTCGTCCCCGACCTGCTCGGCTACGGCTACAGCGACGCGCCCGACGTCCCCTACACCACCGAACGCCACGTCACGATGGTCGAGGGGTTCATGGACGCGGTCGATCTCGACCGGGCGCGCGTGGCGGGCGTCTCGATGGGCGGGGGGATCGGGATCGGCCTCGCGCTCCGATCACCCGATCGGGTGTCACGGCTCGCGACCGTCGCGAGCCACGGCCTCGGCCGGGACCTCCCGAACGGGAAGCTCACCTACCTCATCTCGCGTCAGGGAGCCACCAACCGGCTCTCGGTCGCACTGCTCGCGCGCAGTCGTGCGGTGACGAGAGCCGGGCTCGCGGCGCTCGCGGCCGACTCCGCGAGCATCGACGACGAACTCGTCGAGCAGGTCCAGGAGCTCGCGCGGCTCCCGAACGCCGGGCGCGGCTACCGGAGCTGGCGACGAAACGAGGTCGGTGTGAGGGGCTTCCGAACGGACTACACCGACCGGCTGGAGGGGCTCGAGATGCCGACCCTGTTCGTTCACGGCACCGAGGACGAGGTGTTCCCGGCCGAGTGGTCCGAACGCGCCGCTCGGATCGCGGACGGCGAATCGCTGCTCCTCGAGAACTGCGGTCACCTGGTCCCCCGCGAGCGTCCCGCCGCGGTGAACGATCGACTGCTCGAGTTCTTCGCCTAG
- a CDS encoding cation:proton antiporter, protein MTLPVHDPVLIFGLAMIVFLVAPLVLQRYELPGIVGVILVGAAIGPNALGVLERDETIVLLGQVGLIYLMFVAGLEINLDQFFAKADRSAVFGLLSFVVPQAVGMVAGVWVLDLSVPSAALFASIFASHTLLAYPVANRLGIVGDEAVTVSIGGTILTDTLALLVLAVVAASAQGALDAAFWVRLVVGLTLFFAGVWVIVPRLGEWFFRTLDEESYFEFLFVMAVLFVCAYLAEVAGVEPIVGAFLAGLVLNRLIPESGPLMNRIEFVGNALFIPFFLLSVGMLVDLGALADGPRTLVITAVLVVSVLATKLAAAWLTGALYGYSTDQVLSMFGLSLGQAAAALAIVLIGFELGIDGFDQEMINAVVLMILVASLVSPAVVERAGRGIARSTDRGGYDPDAAPQRILIPLSTDSEHREKLVDLALAIRDPRSVEPLRALTVVRPGEHAEAGVARAERALERSAEHAAGAEVPVNTQTRINHNVASGIVNASVENRITTLVIGWDGARSRRQRVFGDTIDQVLRRTDRLVLVSRVRDPLNTARRIVLLLPPGIDANAGIAEALHAVSVVAGHTGARVRAVVVEDDPERYEPLFDRIEPEVSATFERVADWKALLALLRDELSPSDLVVCMSARRGSLGWHPQLQTLPKSVSTLFEGSFIVVYPARAKRDDDRRFLRLR, encoded by the coding sequence ATGACCCTGCCCGTCCACGATCCCGTGTTGATCTTCGGGCTCGCGATGATCGTCTTCCTCGTCGCGCCGCTCGTCCTCCAGCGATACGAGCTCCCCGGGATCGTGGGGGTCATCCTCGTCGGCGCGGCGATCGGGCCCAACGCGCTCGGCGTTCTCGAGCGCGACGAGACGATCGTGCTGCTCGGACAGGTCGGGCTGATCTACCTAATGTTCGTCGCCGGCCTCGAGATCAACCTCGATCAGTTCTTCGCGAAGGCCGACCGGAGCGCCGTCTTCGGGCTGCTCTCGTTCGTCGTGCCGCAGGCCGTGGGAATGGTAGCCGGCGTCTGGGTGCTCGATCTCTCGGTGCCGTCCGCCGCGCTGTTCGCGTCGATCTTCGCCTCGCATACGCTGTTGGCCTACCCGGTTGCCAACAGGTTGGGGATCGTGGGCGACGAGGCGGTGACGGTCTCGATCGGGGGCACCATCCTGACGGACACGCTCGCGCTGCTGGTGCTCGCGGTAGTCGCCGCCTCGGCACAGGGCGCGCTCGACGCCGCGTTCTGGGTTCGCCTCGTCGTCGGCCTGACGCTCTTCTTCGCGGGCGTCTGGGTGATCGTCCCCCGTCTCGGCGAGTGGTTCTTCCGGACGCTGGACGAGGAGAGCTACTTCGAGTTCCTGTTCGTGATGGCGGTGCTGTTCGTCTGTGCGTACCTCGCGGAGGTCGCGGGCGTCGAGCCGATCGTCGGCGCCTTCCTGGCGGGGCTCGTGTTGAACCGGCTGATCCCCGAGAGCGGGCCGTTGATGAACCGCATCGAGTTCGTCGGCAACGCGCTGTTCATCCCCTTCTTCCTGCTCTCGGTGGGGATGCTCGTCGATCTGGGTGCGCTCGCGGACGGGCCGAGGACGCTGGTGATCACGGCGGTGCTCGTCGTCTCGGTGCTGGCGACGAAGCTCGCGGCCGCCTGGCTGACCGGCGCGCTCTACGGCTACAGCACCGACCAGGTGCTCTCGATGTTCGGCCTCTCGCTCGGGCAGGCCGCCGCCGCGCTCGCGATCGTCCTCATCGGGTTCGAACTCGGGATCGACGGCTTCGATCAGGAGATGATCAACGCCGTCGTGCTGATGATCCTCGTCGCGAGCCTCGTCAGCCCCGCCGTCGTCGAACGCGCCGGGCGAGGGATCGCCCGCTCGACCGACCGCGGAGGCTACGATCCCGACGCCGCACCCCAACGGATCCTGATTCCGCTCTCGACGGACTCGGAGCACCGCGAGAAGCTGGTCGACCTCGCGCTGGCGATCCGCGATCCACGATCCGTCGAGCCGCTCCGCGCGCTCACCGTCGTCCGACCCGGCGAGCACGCGGAGGCCGGGGTTGCGCGGGCGGAACGAGCGCTCGAACGGTCGGCGGAGCACGCCGCCGGTGCGGAGGTGCCGGTGAACACGCAGACGCGGATCAACCACAACGTCGCCTCGGGGATCGTCAACGCGAGCGTCGAGAACCGGATCACGACGCTGGTGATCGGGTGGGACGGCGCGCGCTCGCGACGCCAACGCGTCTTCGGCGACACGATCGACCAGGTACTCCGGCGGACCGACCGGCTGGTGTTGGTCTCGCGCGTCCGCGATCCGCTCAACACCGCCCGCCGGATCGTCCTCCTGCTCCCGCCCGGGATCGACGCCAACGCCGGCATCGCGGAGGCACTCCACGCCGTGAGCGTCGTCGCCGGCCACACCGGCGCGCGGGTGCGGGCCGTCGTCGTCGAGGACGACCCCGAGCGTTACGAGCCGTTGTTCGACCGGATCGAGCCCGAGGTCTCGGCGACGTTCGAGCGCGTCGCCGACTGGAAGGCGCTGCTCGCGCTGCTTCGCGACGAGCTCTCTCCGAGCGATCTCGTGGTCTGCATGAGCGCTCGTCGCGGCAGCCTGGGGTGGCACCCGCAGCTCCAGACGCTGCCCAAGAGCGTCTCGACGCTGTTCGAGGGGAGCTTCATCGTCGTCTACCCCGCACGGGCGAAGCGCGACGACGATCGACGGTTCCTCCGGCTGCGGTAG
- the ilvD gene encoding dihydroxy-acid dehydratase produces MSNTPQQERREREKPEELPSREVTEGTERAPHRAMFRAMGYDDEDLASPMVGVANPAADVTPCNVHLGEVADSAIEGIDDAEGMPIEFGTITISDAISMGTEGMKASLISREVIADSVELVAFGERMDALVTVAGCDKNLPGMMMAAIRTDLPSVFLYGGSIMPGEHQGREVTIQNVFEGVGAVSSGEMSEDELDELEREACPGAGSCGGMFTANTMASISEAIGLAPLGSAGPPAESDERHEVAREAGEIALDCVENDRTPSEILSKESFENAIAVQVAMGGSTNAVLHLLAMAAEAGVDLGIEEFDEISRRTPKIANLQPGGTRVMKDLNDQGGVPVVIRRLLEAGHVHGDAMTVTGRTIAEELSHLEEEGAIPDDEAVDADFIYTTQEPYQEEGAIKILTGNLAPDGAVLKVTGDDKFHHEGPARVFEGEEAAMKYVQEGYIESGDVIVIRNEGPRGGPGMREMLGVTAAVVGQGHEDDVALLTDGRFSGATRGPMIGHVAPEAAAGGPIALLEEGDTVTVDISDRTLSVDLSEEELDSRRDRWETPSPAYENGVLAKYGATFGSAANGAVTNPGVKREANEQ; encoded by the coding sequence ATGAGTAACACGCCACAGCAGGAACGCCGGGAGCGCGAGAAACCGGAGGAGCTGCCGAGTCGCGAGGTGACGGAGGGGACCGAGCGCGCACCCCACCGCGCGATGTTCCGCGCGATGGGCTACGACGACGAGGACCTCGCCTCGCCGATGGTCGGCGTCGCCAACCCGGCGGCGGACGTCACGCCGTGTAACGTCCACCTGGGCGAGGTCGCGGACAGCGCGATCGAGGGAATCGACGACGCCGAGGGGATGCCGATCGAGTTCGGCACGATCACCATCAGCGACGCGATCTCGATGGGGACCGAGGGGATGAAGGCCAGCCTGATCTCGCGGGAGGTGATCGCCGACAGCGTCGAACTCGTCGCCTTCGGCGAGCGGATGGACGCCCTCGTGACGGTCGCGGGCTGTGATAAGAACCTCCCCGGGATGATGATGGCCGCGATCCGAACGGACCTCCCGTCGGTGTTCCTCTACGGCGGCTCGATCATGCCCGGCGAGCACCAAGGGAGGGAAGTGACGATCCAGAACGTCTTCGAGGGCGTCGGGGCGGTCTCGAGCGGCGAGATGAGCGAGGACGAACTCGACGAACTCGAGCGCGAGGCCTGCCCCGGCGCAGGCTCCTGCGGCGGGATGTTCACCGCGAACACGATGGCCTCGATCAGCGAGGCGATCGGGCTCGCGCCGCTGGGAAGCGCCGGTCCGCCCGCCGAGAGCGACGAGCGCCACGAGGTCGCCCGCGAGGCCGGCGAGATCGCCCTCGACTGCGTCGAGAACGACCGTACCCCCTCGGAGATCCTCTCGAAGGAGAGCTTCGAGAACGCCATCGCGGTCCAGGTGGCGATGGGCGGCTCGACCAACGCCGTGCTCCACCTGCTCGCGATGGCCGCCGAGGCGGGGGTCGACCTCGGGATCGAGGAGTTCGACGAAATTTCGAGGAGAACGCCGAAGATCGCGAACCTCCAGCCCGGCGGCACGCGGGTGATGAAGGACCTCAACGACCAGGGCGGCGTCCCCGTCGTAATCCGACGGCTGCTCGAGGCCGGCCACGTCCACGGCGACGCGATGACCGTCACCGGACGGACGATTGCCGAGGAGCTCTCGCACCTGGAGGAGGAGGGCGCGATCCCGGACGACGAGGCGGTCGACGCCGACTTCATCTACACCACCCAGGAGCCCTACCAGGAGGAGGGCGCGATCAAGATCCTCACCGGGAACCTCGCGCCCGACGGCGCGGTCCTGAAGGTCACCGGCGACGACAAGTTCCACCACGAGGGGCCCGCCCGCGTCTTCGAGGGCGAGGAGGCGGCGATGAAGTACGTCCAGGAGGGCTACATCGAGTCGGGCGACGTGATCGTCATCAGAAACGAGGGGCCCCGCGGCGGGCCCGGCATGCGCGAGATGCTCGGCGTCACCGCCGCCGTGGTCGGCCAGGGCCACGAGGACGACGTGGCGCTGCTGACCGACGGGCGGTTCTCAGGGGCCACGCGGGGTCCGATGATCGGCCACGTCGCGCCCGAGGCCGCGGCGGGCGGTCCGATCGCGCTGCTCGAGGAGGGCGATACCGTCACCGTGGACATCTCCGATCGTACCCTGTCGGTCGACCTGAGCGAGGAGGAACTCGATTCCCGGCGCGATCGCTGGGAGACGCCGTCGCCGGCGTACGAGAACGGCGTCCTCGCGAAGTACGGCGCCACGTTCGGTTCGGCCGCCAACGGCGCGGTGACCAACCCCGGCGTGAAGCGCGAGGCGAACGAGCAGTGA
- a CDS encoding succinylglutamate desuccinylase/aspartoacylase family protein has product MTLPFVSRRRLLTSIGSGTLGALAGCIDDSGASGGTDGSNDTDDANDSTNESSGLDRETYAIMEGTEYETDVHVLDAGAGPTGMVLGGVHGNEVGGIEAARLVPDYGLSAGRLVVIPEANAPAVETREREGPDGNLNRQFPVGEEPTTEIARALWDELERHDPDCLIDMHTSRGVYRLHSGSVGQAIFPARTDGSVEDAEVAAEYANGYLKERLDGDLEGYEFVVIDLEGQDDIAQSDEADTMLVHKAGADLETVGWITEVTYRGLDVDEQRFLHDRLAVRLLAENGLDVESPLDDGPNPL; this is encoded by the coding sequence ATGACCCTCCCCTTCGTCTCCCGACGGCGCCTGCTGACGAGCATCGGGTCCGGAACGCTCGGTGCGCTCGCCGGCTGCATCGACGATAGCGGCGCCTCCGGCGGGACGGACGGCTCGAACGACACCGACGACGCGAACGACTCGACGAACGAGTCGTCCGGACTCGATCGGGAGACGTACGCGATCATGGAGGGGACCGAGTACGAGACGGACGTTCACGTGCTCGATGCGGGCGCCGGTCCGACGGGGATGGTGCTGGGCGGGGTCCACGGGAACGAGGTCGGCGGGATCGAGGCGGCGCGCCTCGTCCCCGACTACGGACTCTCCGCGGGACGGCTGGTCGTGATCCCCGAGGCGAACGCGCCGGCGGTCGAGACGCGCGAGCGCGAGGGCCCCGACGGCAACCTGAACCGCCAGTTCCCGGTCGGCGAGGAGCCGACCACCGAGATCGCCCGGGCGCTCTGGGACGAACTCGAGCGCCACGACCCCGACTGTCTGATCGACATGCACACCTCCCGGGGGGTCTATCGGCTCCACTCCGGATCGGTCGGCCAGGCGATCTTTCCCGCACGAACCGACGGCTCGGTCGAGGACGCCGAGGTCGCCGCCGAGTACGCGAACGGCTATCTGAAGGAGCGACTCGACGGCGACCTGGAGGGCTACGAGTTCGTCGTTATCGATCTCGAGGGCCAGGACGACATCGCCCAGAGCGACGAGGCCGACACGATGCTCGTTCACAAGGCCGGCGCCGACCTCGAAACGGTGGGCTGGATCACCGAGGTGACCTACCGCGGGCTCGACGTCGACGAGCAGCGTTTCCTCCACGATCGGCTGGCGGTCCGTCTGCTCGCGGAGAACGGGCTCGACGTCGAGAGCCCGCTCGACGACGGGCCCAACCCGCTGTAG
- a CDS encoding PAS domain-containing sensor histidine kinase, translated as MTGFDVRVYESAFRSIDTPALITDTGLVIRDVNEAGLAFTGYEYEEFVGQSATLISEDEEIYAEIVETILDDEPWSGDFELRTKGGDTVFGQGSVAPVVLDGETKGYVAVFIDTTRQRRYENAMDVLNRLLRHDLRNDLNVAYGHLQNAQSQADDEDVSDALEQVEVALSRVINRSERARNLGALLEQAHELDNRPVRLDQVLHEALIEAINRFEDAHFRFETFPEIHVVADHLLRTVFSAVLENAVIHNDADSPIVDVDVEEREEDVVVRVTDNGPGVPEGTADLIFGREELDQLHHGSGISLFFADTVVKSYNGDIDVDTDRSEGAEFRIRLNKPSKTDR; from the coding sequence ATGACCGGCTTCGACGTCCGGGTGTACGAGAGCGCCTTCCGGAGCATCGACACCCCGGCGCTCATCACCGACACCGGGCTCGTGATTCGGGACGTAAACGAGGCGGGCCTGGCGTTCACGGGCTACGAGTACGAGGAGTTCGTCGGACAGTCGGCGACCCTCATTTCGGAGGACGAGGAGATCTACGCCGAGATCGTCGAGACCATCCTCGACGACGAGCCGTGGAGCGGGGACTTCGAGCTCCGGACGAAGGGGGGAGACACCGTGTTCGGCCAGGGCTCCGTCGCCCCCGTGGTGCTGGACGGGGAGACGAAGGGCTACGTGGCGGTGTTCATCGACACGACCAGACAGCGTCGCTACGAGAACGCGATGGACGTCCTGAATCGCCTGCTACGACACGACCTGCGAAACGACCTGAACGTGGCGTACGGCCACCTCCAGAACGCACAGTCGCAGGCTGACGACGAGGACGTCTCCGACGCTCTCGAGCAGGTGGAGGTGGCCCTGTCCCGCGTGATCAACAGAAGCGAGCGAGCCCGGAACCTGGGGGCGCTCCTCGAGCAGGCCCACGAGCTCGACAACCGACCCGTCCGGCTCGACCAGGTGTTACACGAGGCGCTCATCGAGGCGATCAACCGGTTCGAGGACGCCCACTTTCGCTTCGAGACGTTCCCCGAGATCCACGTCGTGGCGGACCACCTGCTCAGAACCGTCTTCAGCGCCGTCCTCGAGAACGCCGTGATCCACAACGACGCGGACTCGCCGATCGTCGACGTCGACGTCGAGGAACGCGAGGAGGACGTCGTCGTGCGCGTGACCGACAACGGCCCCGGCGTGCCGGAGGGAACGGCGGACCTGATCTTCGGCCGCGAGGAACTGGACCAACTCCACCACGGGAGCGGCATCAGTCTCTTCTTCGCCGACACCGTGGTGAAGAGCTACAACGGCGACATCGACGTCGATACCGACCGCTCGGAGGGGGCGGAGTTCCGGATCAGACTGAACAAGCCCTCGAAGACCGACCGGTAG
- the gfo6 gene encoding D-xylose 1-dehydrogenase Gfo6 → MSIDAFLEGFTERDWQEIDADGSERVRFAMVGMGWWTTEEAIPAVVGSDFCETTVAVSGSVSDPSEVEATDVERAIDYEEFVAGEAADAYDAVYVCTPNAMHLDHVRVAAELGKDVLCEKPMEVSTERARGLTAVCEEEDVALMIAYRVQTDPAARRARELLRDGVIGEPVSVHGGMSDEMLSFVDDPDHWRLDPELSGGTTMLDIGIYPLNTTRFLLDAEPVSAYGRTRSDQPEFEGVDEHASFEFEFEDGVLLTGSVSHSACEESHLRVVGTDGQLLLDRIFFPGRPRELVVEREGTRSHVTFDQRNQMREEFDYFAHCLLTETEPDPSGEHGVGDVRAIEAVYEAAERGERIEL, encoded by the coding sequence ATGTCCATCGACGCGTTTCTCGAGGGGTTCACCGAGCGCGACTGGCAGGAGATCGACGCCGACGGGAGCGAGCGGGTTCGCTTCGCGATGGTCGGGATGGGCTGGTGGACCACCGAGGAGGCGATCCCCGCGGTCGTGGGGAGCGACTTCTGCGAGACGACCGTCGCCGTCAGCGGCTCCGTCTCGGATCCGAGCGAGGTGGAGGCGACCGACGTCGAGCGCGCGATCGACTACGAGGAGTTCGTGGCGGGCGAGGCGGCAGACGCCTACGACGCGGTATACGTCTGTACGCCCAACGCGATGCACCTCGATCACGTCCGTGTGGCCGCCGAACTGGGGAAGGACGTCCTCTGTGAGAAGCCGATGGAGGTCTCGACCGAGCGCGCCCGCGGACTGACGGCGGTCTGTGAGGAGGAGGACGTCGCGCTGATGATCGCCTACCGCGTCCAGACCGACCCCGCCGCGCGGCGGGCGCGCGAACTCCTCCGCGATGGGGTGATCGGCGAGCCCGTGAGCGTCCACGGCGGGATGTCCGACGAGATGCTGAGCTTCGTCGACGACCCCGATCACTGGCGCCTCGATCCCGAGCTCTCGGGCGGGACGACGATGCTCGACATCGGGATCTATCCCCTCAACACGACGCGGTTCCTGCTCGACGCCGAGCCCGTCTCCGCGTACGGCCGCACGCGGAGCGACCAGCCGGAGTTCGAGGGCGTCGACGAGCACGCCAGCTTCGAGTTCGAGTTCGAGGACGGCGTCCTCCTCACCGGATCGGTGAGCCACAGCGCGTGCGAGGAGAGCCACCTCCGCGTCGTCGGCACCGACGGGCAGCTCCTGCTCGATCGGATCTTCTTCCCCGGGCGACCGCGGGAACTCGTCGTCGAACGCGAGGGAACGCGCTCGCACGTCACCTTCGATCAACGAAACCAGATGCGAGAGGAGTTCGACTACTTCGCCCACTGCCTGTTGACCGAGACGGAGCCCGATCCGAGCGGCGAACACGGTGTCGGCGACGTCCGCGCGATCGAGGCGGTCTACGAGGCTGCCGAGCGCGGCGAGCGGATCGAGCTATAG